Proteins from a genomic interval of Acidimicrobiia bacterium:
- a CDS encoding DUF6308 family protein, with product MPGLEGDVWPFLDGSATVELVSEYFGSGKESRSPFTGALFERFGGGGDAPGRRHSFDPADLVAVTLLGVEVPGRAALRILDEDAAVLNGFLQGIPDDVDLWEAAEDVIASGSEADKLWHHLVDLPGVGWVTAGKLLARKRPRLIPVYDQVVKDALMPPGKGFWAALHAELQNQQLVERLKEIRAAAGLDGRISLLRVLDVAVWMRNRGIEQVQRDRGGLAPIPFSRSRRN from the coding sequence ATGCCAGGACTTGAGGGTGACGTTTGGCCTTTCCTTGACGGCTCGGCGACTGTGGAACTGGTGAGTGAGTACTTCGGCTCCGGCAAGGAGTCCCGCTCGCCTTTCACCGGGGCGCTCTTTGAGCGATTTGGCGGTGGTGGTGACGCTCCTGGACGCCGTCATAGCTTCGATCCCGCGGACCTAGTGGCGGTGACCCTGTTAGGTGTTGAGGTTCCTGGCCGAGCTGCACTGCGGATCCTCGACGAAGACGCGGCGGTGTTGAACGGCTTCCTTCAGGGGATCCCGGATGATGTCGATCTATGGGAGGCTGCTGAAGATGTGATCGCATCCGGCTCAGAAGCGGATAAGCTCTGGCATCACCTTGTTGATCTGCCGGGCGTTGGCTGGGTGACCGCTGGAAAGCTTCTAGCGCGCAAGCGCCCCCGTCTTATCCCGGTGTACGACCAAGTGGTGAAGGACGCCTTGATGCCTCCCGGGAAGGGTTTCTGGGCAGCGCTACATGCTGAACTGCAAAACCAACAACTCGTTGAGCGACTCAAAGAGATAAGGGCAGCAGCGGGCCTTGATGGTCGCATTTCGCTTCTCCGGGTGCTCGACGTTGCCGTGTGGATGCGAAACCGGGGAATCGAACAAGTCCAGAGAGACAGAGGCGGGCTAGCGCCCATTCCCTTCTCCCGGAGCCGCCGAAACTGA
- a CDS encoding DUF4214 domain-containing protein, with protein sequence MLKKISTAVAAMLLVLGAAAPVTADTSSAMEGFLVRVHADLGLGGPSVSDVEAAVLAWEACEASPGSLVMDLLEGPFLAEHGDLNNGDFIAAVYQHALQRTPGTAGAAYWEDLLDRGTPRSAVVLSFSQSAEVIAATETGTSGALGAPCEPELDPGTINPPDPGPGGGSMIELPKPPAPSEPVSELRRSYREALARMSSNAVDETPEGVIHRLYHAVFARPADAEGLKYWESLSGKAYRRSISPACCWRRTKRPIHIQVLRRTSL encoded by the coding sequence TTGCTAAAGAAGATATCGACCGCGGTCGCAGCCATGCTGCTCGTACTCGGTGCCGCAGCACCGGTAACAGCCGACACCTCTTCTGCGATGGAGGGGTTTTTGGTGCGGGTCCATGCTGATTTGGGGCTCGGTGGTCCGTCGGTGAGCGATGTTGAGGCTGCGGTTTTGGCGTGGGAGGCGTGCGAAGCGTCTCCGGGCTCGTTGGTGATGGATCTTCTTGAGGGCCCATTTCTAGCTGAGCATGGTGATCTCAATAACGGTGATTTCATCGCGGCCGTGTACCAGCACGCGTTGCAACGCACTCCTGGCACTGCCGGGGCGGCCTATTGGGAGGATCTGCTTGATAGGGGGACGCCAAGGTCGGCGGTGGTGCTCAGCTTCTCTCAGTCGGCTGAAGTAATAGCTGCAACCGAGACCGGTACGTCCGGGGCACTTGGGGCGCCGTGCGAACCAGAACTCGACCCTGGAACCATCAACCCACCCGACCCGGGCCCAGGTGGTGGCTCAATGATTGAGTTGCCGAAGCCCCCGGCTCCGTCGGAGCCTGTTTCTGAACTGCGACGCTCATATCGGGAAGCTCTTGCTCGGATGTCTTCCAATGCGGTCGACGAGACTCCAGAGGGCGTGATCCACCGTCTCTACCACGCTGTCTTTGCCCGTCCAGCGGACGCCGAAGGACTCAAATATTGGGAGTCGCTCTCCGGCAAGGCGTATCGCCGGTCCATATCACCAGCCTGCTGCTGGCGTCGGACGAAGCGTCCTATTCACATACAGGTCTTGCGCCGGACCAGTTTGTAG
- a CDS encoding VOC family protein: MASFTGISHLDLSVSDVEASAQWYAEVLGLKRVAKSEREGRTMVVLIHPDTNLIIGLNEHHTADVRTFDERNSGLDHVGFAVPERADLDAWQKRLAEAGVKHSPVEDVEVGAALVFRDPDNIQLEFWWTKPR; this comes from the coding sequence ATGGCAAGCTTCACCGGTATTTCACACCTCGACTTATCTGTTTCCGACGTTGAAGCCAGCGCGCAGTGGTACGCCGAGGTTCTCGGGCTCAAACGGGTGGCAAAATCTGAACGCGAAGGCCGCACCATGGTGGTTTTAATTCACCCCGACACCAACTTGATCATCGGCCTAAACGAGCACCACACGGCTGATGTGCGTACTTTCGATGAACGGAATTCAGGGCTTGATCATGTTGGCTTTGCGGTACCGGAACGTGCCGATCTAGACGCTTGGCAAAAACGGCTGGCCGAAGCTGGGGTCAAGCATTCACCGGTTGAAGATGTCGAAGTGGGTGCTGCTTTAGTGTTTCGTGATCCCGACAACATTCAACTTGAGTTCTGGTGGACCAAACCTCGCTAG
- a CDS encoding type I restriction endonuclease produces MDEAAFEAFICDWLVERGGYDAVKVGTAQGVPTDFDVVRGLDTAELFAFIGATQGEAWDQLRTLYGDADRAQRGFADRLVKELESRGTVDVLRHGVVDLGVTIRLAFFRPASGLTPELVERYHKNRLTVTRQLPYEAGSTKTLDLCLFVNGVPVATAELKNPLTGQGADQAIEQYRTARDPNNSLLRRAVVHFAVDTERVAMTTRLAGKATRFLPFNRGHDLGAGNPPNPSGHRTAYLWERVWQRDAWLDLLNRFVHVKPAKKGTVAEPVVIFPRFHQWDAVLALTAEAREQGAGRDCLVQHSAGSGKSNTIAWLAHRLSSLHDEADARVFDKVVVITDRRVLDRQLQETIYQFEHAHGVVVRIDENSQQLADALAGEQARIVITTLQKFPFVTDKIGELPERTYAVIVDEAHSSQTGDSATALKAVLGTKAPEPGDGELADPVEDALAAAVAARGRQANLSFFAFTATPKARTLELFGRYDPATDRHVPFHLYSMRQAIEEGFILDVLANYVTYKTYWNIEQTTPDDPEYDPSQARAAIARFVSLHEHNLAQKAEVIVEHYRAKVRHKIGGMAKAMVVTSSREHAARYKLALERYINDKGYTDVGVLVAFSGTLDIDGKDETESSMNTFPESQTTVEFDTDAWHILVVAEKYQTGFDQPKLYAMYVDKPLTGLAAVQTLSRLNRTFDRDGIRKDGTFVLDFRNEAEDIHDAFEPYYGATVAPPTDPNLLYDTRHALDLYGVLWPDEIERMVTLLLTTGKDAHRQVNAALTPAVDRFHHDLDDEEQERFREDLNRFIRTYTFLSQVVAFTDPKLERDYLFCKALAALIKQGGTEAVHPDVELTHLKVDQTFEGSVTLAETTGEVTTIFGGGRLHDPEDEPLSQIIARLNERYGTDFSAEDRVFYDAVFDKLTKRADIQQAAAVNPPENFKLVLEKEAMAGVLDQLGVAEDMALAYVDNPDMQADVIAAYLPFVQGRSKVRHQEHCDIVDLLGPDRESTHLEYKATLRTHAEGGEVFKPLETATLKTIAAFMNSREGGTLLIGVADDGTVHGLDSDYTSRSKRDQDPRDWFLQHLANIISASMGDAAATLVRPQIHRVNGGEVCRVQVDPAGFPVDAKVIIQKPGGPKETRTEFYVRIINGTKALNTVEREKYIQQRWGYSEQRGLGL; encoded by the coding sequence GTGGACGAGGCGGCGTTTGAGGCGTTCATTTGCGACTGGCTTGTTGAGCGCGGTGGCTATGACGCGGTAAAGGTCGGCACGGCGCAGGGGGTACCGACGGATTTTGATGTGGTGCGGGGTTTGGATACGGCGGAGCTTTTCGCGTTCATTGGCGCTACTCAGGGCGAGGCGTGGGATCAGCTCCGGACGTTGTATGGGGATGCGGATCGGGCGCAGCGGGGGTTTGCTGATCGGTTAGTTAAGGAGTTGGAAAGTCGGGGCACGGTGGATGTGCTGCGGCATGGGGTGGTGGATTTGGGGGTGACGATTCGGTTGGCGTTTTTTCGGCCGGCGTCGGGGTTGACTCCGGAGTTGGTGGAGCGTTATCACAAGAACCGTCTGACGGTGACCCGGCAGTTGCCGTACGAAGCGGGGTCTACGAAGACCCTGGATTTGTGTTTGTTTGTGAACGGTGTCCCGGTGGCGACGGCGGAGTTGAAGAATCCGTTAACGGGCCAGGGTGCGGATCAGGCGATTGAGCAGTACCGGACCGCTCGGGACCCGAACAATTCGTTGTTGCGGCGGGCGGTGGTGCATTTCGCGGTGGACACCGAACGGGTGGCGATGACGACCCGTCTGGCGGGTAAGGCCACCCGGTTTTTGCCGTTCAACCGGGGCCATGACCTAGGCGCTGGGAACCCACCGAACCCGTCAGGGCATCGCACGGCGTATTTGTGGGAGCGGGTATGGCAGCGCGACGCCTGGCTCGATTTATTGAACCGGTTCGTGCACGTGAAGCCAGCGAAGAAGGGGACTGTGGCGGAGCCGGTGGTGATCTTTCCGCGGTTTCACCAGTGGGACGCGGTGCTGGCGTTGACCGCGGAGGCCCGCGAGCAGGGGGCGGGGCGGGATTGTTTGGTGCAGCATTCGGCGGGTTCGGGGAAGTCGAACACTATTGCGTGGTTGGCGCACCGGTTGTCGTCGCTGCATGACGAGGCGGATGCCAGGGTGTTTGACAAGGTGGTGGTGATCACCGACCGGCGGGTGCTTGACCGCCAGTTACAGGAAACTATTTATCAGTTTGAGCATGCGCACGGGGTGGTGGTGCGCATCGATGAGAACTCCCAGCAGTTGGCGGACGCGTTGGCGGGGGAACAGGCCCGGATTGTTATTACAACGTTGCAGAAGTTCCCGTTTGTTACCGACAAGATCGGCGAGCTACCGGAGCGCACGTATGCGGTGATTGTGGATGAAGCCCACTCGTCACAAACCGGTGATTCTGCTACCGCGCTGAAAGCGGTGCTCGGCACCAAAGCCCCCGAACCCGGCGATGGTGAGTTGGCGGATCCGGTTGAGGACGCGTTAGCCGCGGCGGTAGCGGCTCGGGGGCGGCAGGCGAACCTGTCGTTTTTTGCGTTCACTGCGACACCGAAAGCTCGAACGCTTGAGTTGTTCGGTCGTTATGACCCGGCGACGGATCGGCATGTGCCGTTTCACCTGTATTCGATGCGCCAAGCGATCGAGGAAGGTTTCATTCTCGATGTGCTCGCCAACTACGTCACCTACAAGACGTACTGGAACATCGAACAAACCACCCCTGATGATCCCGAGTACGACCCGAGCCAAGCGCGGGCGGCGATCGCCCGGTTTGTGTCGCTGCATGAACACAACCTGGCTCAGAAAGCGGAGGTGATCGTTGAGCATTACCGAGCGAAGGTTCGCCACAAGATCGGTGGGATGGCCAAAGCCATGGTGGTCACGTCTTCTCGGGAACACGCGGCCCGCTACAAACTGGCGCTGGAGCGCTATATCAACGACAAGGGCTACACCGATGTTGGGGTCTTGGTCGCGTTCTCCGGCACCCTCGATATCGACGGCAAGGACGAGACGGAATCATCAATGAACACGTTCCCCGAGTCCCAAACGACCGTCGAGTTCGACACTGATGCTTGGCATATTTTGGTGGTGGCTGAGAAGTACCAAACTGGGTTTGATCAGCCGAAGCTGTACGCCATGTATGTCGACAAGCCTCTGACCGGGTTGGCGGCGGTGCAGACCTTGTCGAGGCTGAACCGAACCTTTGACCGTGACGGGATCCGCAAAGACGGCACGTTTGTGTTGGATTTCCGTAACGAGGCCGAAGATATTCACGACGCTTTCGAGCCGTATTACGGGGCCACGGTGGCACCGCCGACCGACCCGAACCTGCTGTATGACACCCGGCATGCGCTTGACCTCTACGGGGTGCTGTGGCCCGATGAGATTGAACGCATGGTCACGTTGTTGCTAACAACCGGGAAAGATGCGCATAGACAAGTGAACGCGGCGTTGACGCCGGCGGTTGACCGGTTCCACCACGACCTTGACGACGAGGAACAGGAACGGTTCCGAGAAGACCTCAACCGGTTCATCCGCACCTACACGTTTTTGTCACAAGTGGTGGCGTTCACCGACCCGAAACTCGAACGGGATTACCTGTTTTGCAAAGCCCTCGCGGCGCTCATCAAACAGGGTGGCACCGAGGCGGTTCATCCCGATGTGGAGCTTACCCATCTAAAGGTCGACCAGACCTTTGAGGGTTCGGTCACTCTGGCTGAGACCACTGGTGAGGTCACCACCATCTTCGGTGGCGGTCGGCTACATGACCCCGAGGACGAACCGCTCTCGCAGATTATTGCTCGGTTGAACGAACGGTACGGCACCGACTTCTCGGCCGAAGACCGAGTGTTTTATGACGCGGTGTTCGATAAGCTCACCAAGCGGGCTGATATCCAGCAAGCTGCCGCGGTTAACCCGCCGGAGAACTTCAAGCTGGTTTTAGAAAAAGAAGCTATGGCTGGGGTCCTTGACCAGCTCGGGGTGGCTGAGGACATGGCGCTTGCCTATGTCGACAACCCTGACATGCAAGCCGATGTGATCGCCGCCTATCTCCCGTTTGTTCAAGGCCGCTCCAAGGTTAGGCATCAGGAGCACTGCGACATCGTTGATCTGCTTGGCCCGGACCGTGAATCCACGCACCTTGAATATAAAGCGACACTGCGTACCCACGCTGAGGGTGGTGAGGTGTTCAAGCCGCTTGAGACCGCCACCCTCAAAACCATTGCGGCGTTTATGAACTCCCGAGAAGGCGGAACCCTGCTCATTGGGGTGGCTGATGACGGCACTGTTCATGGCCTTGACTCTGATTACACCAGCCGCTCGAAGCGCGACCAAGATCCACGGGACTGGTTCTTGCAGCACCTCGCCAACATCATCTCAGCATCGATGGGTGACGCCGCTGCCACCCTCGTACGCCCCCAAATCCACCGGGTAAACGGCGGAGAGGTGTGCCGGGTACAAGTCGACCCCGCCGGATTCCCCGTCGACGCCAAAGTCATCATCCAAAAACCCGGCGGACCGAAAGAAACCCGCACCGAGTTCTACGTCCGGATCATCAACGGCACCAAAGCCCTTAACACCGTCGAACGCGAAAAATACATCCAGCAGCGGTGGGGTTATTCGGAGCAGAGGGGACTTGGTTTGTGA
- a CDS encoding Gmad2 immunoglobulin-like domain-containing protein, whose product MSWAVVLGLGLAWGFLHVFYRLVESEWPASYYVIERDLDRRISSSPIAYLAFRFGPVYAMSVFLAVTLARLGEPIVVPSLFLGALHMASTSGRATFSLMRRGQASKRPLVLTFHLLVSFVTVAVAIAGSLTESWYAALVPPAEELSSNIWTGLLAGVIGAFLVHVTRFEGGDLQGALEKSRQAIPDEVWDFARDTAQRVNGEPRLVHAFLLVENLQRPKWVRRAEQVAGRLFGAGTYGPLQLSLSAPRPELGALENAIERRFAGQRAPLILTSWGAPKSDEQWIRVFALGHNPSKEFADDVVLAYQWLEYPRRSKALIFTERRAPDNLPTLEVHRVGRKGATMLVSGTAVAYEGTVVVRQADEWGQILKESFFTCDVGAPARGAFEAEIELLTETATVELMDQALLEEETQSNPVELSERTIRIPAIK is encoded by the coding sequence GTGAGCTGGGCCGTCGTTCTGGGTCTCGGACTCGCGTGGGGCTTCTTGCATGTATTTTACCGTTTGGTCGAGTCGGAGTGGCCAGCCAGCTATTACGTGATCGAGCGAGATCTGGACCGACGGATCAGCTCGTCACCTATCGCATACTTGGCGTTTCGATTTGGGCCCGTTTATGCGATGAGCGTGTTTTTGGCGGTAACTCTTGCCCGATTGGGCGAACCGATTGTGGTCCCGTCGCTTTTTCTAGGCGCATTACACATGGCATCCACTTCGGGTCGAGCGACGTTCAGTCTGATGAGGCGCGGGCAAGCAAGTAAGCGGCCGCTGGTGCTTACCTTTCACCTTCTGGTGAGCTTTGTTACGGTTGCTGTGGCGATTGCAGGCAGCCTCACCGAATCTTGGTACGCGGCTCTGGTGCCGCCGGCAGAAGAGCTCAGCTCTAACATCTGGACAGGACTTCTTGCGGGTGTTATCGGGGCCTTTCTCGTGCATGTAACACGGTTTGAGGGTGGTGACCTGCAAGGCGCTCTTGAGAAGTCCCGACAGGCCATTCCAGATGAGGTATGGGACTTCGCCCGCGACACGGCTCAACGAGTCAACGGGGAACCGCGTCTTGTCCACGCGTTTCTCCTTGTGGAGAACCTGCAGCGTCCTAAGTGGGTCCGGCGTGCCGAGCAGGTTGCGGGCCGGCTATTCGGCGCTGGGACATACGGCCCACTTCAGCTCAGTTTATCGGCACCGCGACCTGAGCTTGGTGCCCTTGAAAATGCAATTGAGCGTCGGTTTGCTGGCCAACGAGCACCGCTCATTCTCACTAGCTGGGGCGCTCCAAAGAGCGATGAGCAGTGGATCCGAGTGTTTGCTCTGGGCCACAACCCTTCCAAGGAGTTTGCAGACGACGTGGTACTTGCATACCAGTGGCTTGAGTATCCCCGTAGATCGAAAGCCCTGATTTTTACCGAGCGTAGAGCCCCGGACAATCTGCCGACCCTTGAAGTACATCGAGTTGGTAGGAAGGGAGCTACGATGCTCGTTTCCGGCACAGCTGTTGCGTACGAAGGTACGGTCGTCGTGCGTCAAGCTGACGAGTGGGGGCAAATACTCAAAGAGTCGTTTTTCACCTGCGACGTCGGTGCACCTGCCCGTGGTGCCTTCGAGGCTGAAATCGAACTCCTAACAGAGACCGCCACAGTCGAGCTGATGGATCAGGCGTTGCTCGAAGAGGAGACTCAGTCCAACCCCGTGGAGCTTTCCGAGCGGACCATCCGGATCCCCGCCATCAAATGA
- a CDS encoding restriction endonuclease subunit S — translation MISTTRLKRMVRLRSGGTPSVDGAEFWAEPGEGTPWVSISDMSDGSVVERTDRELTGAGLRDRRLVVAPPGTLLFAMYASVGAVAELGVSAVWNQALLGVEAREGLSDNRFVRYWLEHLRPELAGLVRSNTQDNLNAEQVGNLPFPVKSLADQRAIADYLDTETARIDALITKKRRLIDLLEERFWESVAARITAERGPLAPLRRGLKSITDGPFGSSLTSRHYSVEGARVVRLGNVGFAEFKDEDKAFIPVAHYETLLRHRVRPGDLVIAGLGDSRHHVGRACVAPDLGAAIVKADCYCAEVDQSRADPHFLALVLSSPIGMHSVAIAARGTTRSRINLDIAKEAVVPFPSLSAQRRIVADSDSERKATEFLVDALTRQLLLLQEHRQALITAAVTGKLEIPGAAA, via the coding sequence GTGATCTCCACCACGCGTCTCAAGCGCATGGTTAGGTTGCGCTCTGGTGGCACTCCTTCAGTTGACGGTGCCGAATTTTGGGCTGAGCCGGGTGAGGGGACCCCGTGGGTCTCGATCAGCGACATGTCTGACGGGTCGGTTGTCGAGCGGACGGACCGTGAGTTGACGGGCGCCGGATTGCGAGACCGCCGGCTGGTAGTAGCTCCGCCTGGGACTTTGTTGTTCGCCATGTATGCATCAGTTGGTGCCGTCGCCGAGTTGGGTGTGTCGGCGGTATGGAACCAGGCCTTATTGGGCGTAGAAGCCAGAGAAGGTCTCTCAGATAACCGGTTCGTGCGCTACTGGCTCGAACATCTTCGTCCGGAATTGGCTGGTCTTGTGAGATCCAACACCCAAGACAATCTCAATGCAGAGCAGGTTGGAAACCTTCCCTTCCCTGTTAAATCGCTAGCGGACCAGCGGGCGATTGCTGACTACCTCGACACCGAAACCGCCCGCATCGACGCCCTAATCACCAAAAAACGCCGCCTCATCGACCTCCTCGAAGAGCGATTCTGGGAATCTGTTGCTGCCCGTATTACCGCTGAGCGAGGCCCATTGGCCCCACTTAGGCGGGGATTGAAGAGCATCACTGACGGACCCTTCGGGAGTTCGCTTACTTCAAGGCACTACTCCGTGGAAGGTGCAAGGGTAGTTCGGCTCGGTAACGTTGGTTTTGCCGAGTTTAAGGACGAGGACAAGGCATTTATTCCAGTTGCCCATTACGAGACGCTTCTTCGACATAGGGTCCGACCTGGCGACCTAGTTATCGCCGGCCTAGGTGATTCTCGACATCATGTAGGGCGAGCTTGCGTCGCACCCGATCTAGGGGCTGCCATCGTAAAGGCGGACTGCTACTGCGCTGAGGTGGATCAGAGTCGGGCGGACCCCCACTTCTTGGCGCTCGTTCTTTCCTCCCCGATAGGAATGCACAGCGTGGCTATTGCCGCACGAGGGACCACTCGAAGCCGAATCAATTTGGACATTGCCAAAGAAGCGGTAGTTCCCTTTCCTTCCCTTTCCGCTCAGAGAAGGATCGTCGCCGATTCAGACTCGGAGCGGAAAGCGACCGAGTTTCTGGTAGATGCCTTAACTCGTCAACTCCTACTGCTACAAGAGCACCGTCAGGCGTTGATTACGGCTGCGGTTACCGGCAAGTTGGAAATCCCCGGGGCCGCAGCATGA
- a CDS encoding nitronate monooxygenase, with protein sequence MLHTRFSELFDLQYPIMSAPMALHSGGALAAAVSAAGGLGTFGGAHPGGAEWIHAEITKVRSQTSKPFGIGFITPFLALSPVNFNATVEAETPVVMLSFSDPTMWIEQVKARGARVICQAQTMQDVDVAVEAGTDVLVVQGNEAGGHTGHMALLPFLSAVLKRHPDVVTLAAGGIADGPTLAAVLACGADGALLGTAFMATKEAVEVHAKVKDLIVASDGSDTIFTRAWDELGGLPWPETIGERVYHNKFTQAWHGYEDEVAGKRRELQETFAYSSDDPDPRTDHIPMGPAAGLVSSVQSAHELMSGICEDAEEILRHKLGRILL encoded by the coding sequence CCGCTGCCGGAGGTTTAGGTACCTTTGGAGGTGCGCATCCAGGAGGTGCCGAGTGGATTCACGCTGAGATCACAAAGGTGCGCTCGCAAACCTCTAAGCCCTTTGGAATAGGCTTTATTACCCCATTTCTCGCATTATCACCGGTGAACTTTAACGCCACCGTCGAAGCTGAAACCCCAGTGGTAATGCTCTCATTTAGCGATCCGACCATGTGGATAGAACAAGTTAAGGCCCGGGGAGCGCGTGTGATTTGCCAAGCACAAACCATGCAAGACGTGGATGTTGCAGTTGAGGCCGGTACCGATGTATTGGTGGTTCAAGGCAACGAAGCTGGCGGACACACCGGCCATATGGCGCTATTGCCGTTCTTGTCGGCAGTGCTAAAACGTCACCCCGATGTGGTGACATTGGCGGCGGGTGGCATTGCCGACGGGCCTACTTTGGCGGCAGTATTAGCCTGTGGGGCTGACGGGGCGTTGTTAGGCACCGCCTTTATGGCCACGAAAGAAGCCGTGGAAGTACACGCCAAGGTGAAAGACCTTATTGTGGCCTCCGATGGTTCCGACACCATTTTTACTCGGGCGTGGGATGAGCTTGGCGGGTTGCCCTGGCCCGAAACAATTGGTGAGCGGGTTTACCACAATAAGTTCACTCAAGCTTGGCATGGCTACGAGGACGAGGTCGCAGGCAAAAGGCGTGAGCTTCAAGAGACCTTCGCCTACTCCAGCGATGATCCCGACCCTAGAACCGACCACATACCCATGGGGCCTGCCGCAGGGCTAGTTAGCTCGGTTCAGTCGGCCCATGAGCTCATGTCAGGAATCTGCGAAGACGCCGAAGAAATTCTGCGCCACAAACTCGGACGCATCCTCCTATAA
- a CDS encoding SDR family NAD(P)-dependent oxidoreductase: MENPFDLSGHVALVTGGNSGIGLGMAEGLAAAGANVAIWGRNEAKNEAAVEKLATYGTDVAAWVCDVSDEEQVEASCQQAVERFGHINSCFANAGVGGFAESFLTMDLEEWRRVVSINLEGAFLTLRAAANHMVERGQGGSLVGVASLAAISGQARGEHYSASKGGLVSMMRSIAVELARHQIRANTVLPGWIDTPMTGGFDFDAFRQKVLPRIPARRVGLPEDFGPIAVYLASQSTNYTTGQEFIIDGGYMAF, translated from the coding sequence ATGGAAAATCCGTTTGACCTTAGTGGGCATGTGGCCCTCGTAACTGGCGGCAATAGTGGCATCGGCCTCGGCATGGCCGAGGGTTTGGCGGCGGCAGGTGCCAACGTGGCCATTTGGGGACGTAATGAAGCCAAGAACGAAGCCGCTGTCGAAAAACTAGCTACGTACGGAACTGACGTAGCCGCCTGGGTTTGCGATGTCAGCGATGAAGAACAGGTAGAAGCCAGCTGTCAACAGGCGGTAGAGCGCTTCGGCCACATTAATTCATGCTTCGCTAACGCCGGTGTGGGGGGTTTCGCTGAGAGTTTCCTAACTATGGACCTTGAAGAATGGCGCCGAGTAGTCAGCATCAATCTTGAAGGGGCCTTTCTCACTTTGCGAGCGGCCGCGAATCATATGGTTGAGCGCGGTCAAGGCGGCAGTCTCGTAGGGGTGGCATCGCTGGCCGCTATATCTGGTCAGGCCCGTGGTGAGCATTATTCGGCGAGCAAAGGAGGGCTTGTATCTATGATGCGCTCCATTGCCGTTGAACTGGCCCGCCACCAAATTCGAGCCAACACTGTTCTTCCTGGCTGGATCGATACACCCATGACCGGCGGATTCGACTTTGATGCCTTCCGCCAAAAAGTACTGCCACGAATACCTGCACGGCGTGTGGGCCTTCCTGAGGACTTTGGCCCGATCGCGGTTTACCTAGCCTCGCAATCGACCAATTACACCACTGGGCAAGAGTTCATCATCGATGGAGGCTACATGGCCTTCTAG
- a CDS encoding 2-phosphosulfolactate phosphatase codes for MRAVLADPLAADGPSLSPRSLLNLGPSDRVVLPSPNGSTCAVLEGQTGAVVYAACLRNATAVGKWVTKHHESATVIACGERWPDGSLRPSLEDHLGAAAVLSTLRGTRSPEAEGAIHLWEGFRSNVQETIANCVSGREAIARGWSKDLEFACQVDTSQAVPSLTDGGFVNVAGGTWLSPITPFPCSSRSATTYIESTS; via the coding sequence ATGCGCGCGGTTCTGGCCGACCCACTAGCCGCCGACGGGCCTTCGCTTTCACCAAGGAGCCTGCTCAACCTCGGCCCCAGTGACCGGGTGGTCTTACCGTCGCCGAATGGTTCAACCTGCGCTGTGTTGGAAGGCCAAACGGGCGCTGTCGTTTACGCAGCCTGTTTAAGAAACGCGACCGCCGTTGGCAAATGGGTTACTAAGCACCATGAGAGCGCAACTGTGATCGCCTGTGGCGAACGTTGGCCTGATGGTTCTTTGCGGCCCTCGCTTGAGGACCACTTAGGAGCTGCAGCCGTGCTCAGCACACTCCGTGGCACTCGTTCACCCGAAGCCGAGGGAGCCATCCATTTATGGGAAGGATTCAGATCGAACGTTCAGGAGACGATTGCTAATTGCGTATCTGGTCGTGAAGCCATTGCTCGAGGCTGGTCCAAAGACCTCGAGTTTGCTTGCCAGGTGGACACCAGTCAGGCGGTTCCATCGTTGACAGACGGGGGGTTCGTTAATGTCGCAGGTGGAACCTGGCTGAGTCCAATCACGCCGTTTCCATGCTCTAGCCGTTCCGCCACCACGTACATCGAAAGCACGAGTTGA